CCAGCGGACACAGGGCTGGGCCAGTGCCTGTGAGGTAGCACTAGGAGAGCTGTGGTCCAGACACTCCCTGTGGTCAAAGGGAGGACTTCTCAGGAATGAGTTGCTTCTCCAGCCCCTGTTGGAGTGCCTGTGGAGCTCACTCCTATTTGCCCTCCAGGGGCAGCTCTGGGTCCTTGCTTAGGGAGGTGGTGCTATCAGGGAAAGTGTGGTGGGGTAGTGAGGGGCGGGGGTCTGGAGCTTCGGCTTCTGATGGAccttctctctccttggcttagaTTCCAGCAGAGTTCCTCTGTCTCGTCTTGTTGCTAATTGAAGGTGcccccttcttttttcttcatctcctGGGAGGTAGCAGGAATTGGCATTATGGTTGGGTTCAAGGCCACAGATGTGCCCCCTACTGCCACTGTGAAGTTCCTGGGGGCTGGCACAGCTGCCTGCATTGCAGATCTCATCACCTTTCCCCTGGATACTGCTAAAGTCCGGCTACAGGTGAGGAGATGAAGCCTGGGGTTCTGATGGTGGCTAGTCTGCTCCCTCCCCAAGACACAGACTCCTCAAGGGCCAGTGGGGTTTTTGGAGGCTATAAATTTAAGAGCATAGGGAtggaaggagatggggagggcAACCACCTGCCTTGGCCTTGCAGATCCAAGGAGAAAGGCAGGGGCCAGTGCAGGCTGCGGCCAGTGCCCAGTACCGCGGGGTGCTGGGCACCATCCTGACCATGGTGCGCACCGAGGGCCCCCGCAGCCTCTACAAAGGGCTGGTCGCCGGCCTGCAGCGCCAGATGAGCTTCGCCTCCATCCGCATCGGCCTGTACGACTCTGTCAAGCAGTTCTACACCAAGGGCTCTGAGCGTGAGTGTGGAGCTGGGCCATAGGCCTCTTGGCCTCTTCTCAGTGATGGTTGATCCTCGTTCTTTTAGCTGCACAGTTCCTCTAGGCCCCAAGACCTCTAGGAGGAATTTCAGATCAGAGGAACTGAGAACTAGAAGGGTCCCTGATTCTTCTAATGATTCCTGAACACCTGggctgtgccaggctctgagtAGGGCATCGTCTCATGACAGCCCTCGCAACCACCGCGGGAGCAGGTGGTATCATCCCCGTGTTACAGATGAAGAGGCCGAGGCTTGCTCGGGCGGGCGGGACTTGGCCAAGGGCACATAATGGGGAGccagaaagaaaacacacttAGGACTTGTGCCTCCAAGGCCAGCACTCTTCCATTTCACCTTCTCAGCATGCCATGCCCACCCTCCATTTTACACGTGAGGAAAATGAGAACCCAGATCAAAAGGTTGACTTTTCCCAAGATCACACGGCAGGGAGGAGTAGATCAGGGGTGAGAACCCAAGTCCTATGAAACCCAGTCCTTGAGAAAAGCCACTTCTCTCGGAGCCTTTCATATTTGTCAAATGGAAATGatacttgggaattccctggcagtccagtggttaggactttcactgccagggccccggtttgatccctggtcaggaactaagatcccagaagccacacagtgctgccaaaaaaaaaacccacaaaagattCTGATTTCTCGGGGCTGTTGAGTAGGTAAAATGTAGTGAATGAAAATGCTTTATGAACGAAAGCATTAAGTCCCATTTTGTCCTGCTCCTCACTCTGTCCCAGTGCCCAGCACGTAGTAGACACTCCCAGTGATAAATTGTATAATGCAAAAAGTTCTTAGAGCAGAGCTAGTCTGGGTCTTATTACCGAGAGGTTACAGTGAAGACAGGAAATGACAGTGACGTGGTTTTGGTGAGGAGGGGTGGGAAATGAGTATAAACCCAGCTGGCCACTGACCCCCATGGTTCTCCCACAGATGCCGGCATCGGGAGCCACCTCCTGGCAGGCAGCACCACAGGTGCCTTGGCTGTGGCCGTGGCCCAGCCAACGGATGTGGTAAAGGTCCGATTCCAAGCGCAGGCCCGGGCTGGAGGTGGCCGGAGGTACCAAAGCACTATTGAGGCCTACAAAACCATTGCCCGAGAGGAGGGGTTTCGGGGACTCTGGAAAGGTGTGTACCAAGTGTTTTCCCTTCcccatcctcctcttcccctATTCCTTGGTCTCACATAGGCACCCTTTCTTTCTGCAGGGACCTCTCCCAATGTCGCTCGTAATGCTGTTGTCAACTGTGCTGAGCTGGTGACCTACGACCTCATCAAGGACACTCTCCTGAAGGCCAACCTAATGACAGGTGAGTTAGGGTAGATGATGCTGGGTCTCACCTTCCCCCACACCGGGAGCCAGTATGGGTATACCTGGAGACCACATCTTTTCATCCCATTTCCCCTTTGCTTATGGAGTGAATTTCTCTTTCACTGAATTGAAGCCAACTGGGGTGAAGTTTCCACTCTGCACGTTGAGGCGCTGAGGCTAGACTGGCAGAGTGACTCTCAGAGACACTGGGAGAGGTCCCAGCTGCAGTCTCTGTGTCTCTACAACCACGAGACCTTAGCTACTTAAATCATCTCTTTCCTTCTGGAATTATGGGGTGAGGAGTCCTGACTGCTTCCCCTGCTCCTCCTTCTTGGCAGATGACCTCCCTTGCCACTTCACTTCCGCTTTCGGGGCGGGCTTCTGCACCACCATCATCGCCTCCCCTGTCGACGTGGTCAAGACGAGATACATGAACTCTGCCCCATGCCAGTACCGCAGTGCTGGCCACTGCGCCCTCACCATGCTCCAGAAGGAGGGTCCCCAAGCCTTCTACAAAGGGTGAGCCTCTGATCCACCCCACCCAATTCTAGGCCTCCTGGCCATCTGTACCTATCACACAGGTGGGAGAGAACCACCCAGAACTGAGTGGTTGCCGTGGCAACCACGTGTCAAACTATTTCTGATCCTGGTCCTGGCATTCTCATCCTCTTAACTCCTTCCTCTCAGAGTTGCTATCATGCCTACTTTGTGGGTGTTAAAATGGAGACTCACAGGGGACTCTTGCTCACAGGCCACAGCTCCATTCCCTGGGCCCTCCCAGCTTCCTTTGGAACAGAGCATCTGGGTTGGATTGGATGCCAGGGCCCAGCAGGGTGAAAGAGATGACCTGTGTTTTCTCCCCTCTAGGTTCATGCCCTCCTTTCTCCGATTGGGTTCCTGGAACGTGGTGATGTTCGTCACCTACGAGCAGCTAAAACGGGCCCTCGTGGCCGCCTGTGCTTCCCAGGATGCTCCCTTTTGAGCCTCCCCTGCTGATCACCTCTGGCTTTGGCTGCAGCCTGGCCCTgcttcccttttcctcctcccctcattcccttccctctctccccaccccttccctctgctccctttcccaccacctcccttccctctccccacatttTCACCCCTCAGCTCCCCGTTGCCTCTCACAGTCCTGATGGAGTTGACCCCAGCTGACACTGTGGGAAGCCTGGACAAGCCAGCATCTCAAGCCCTCAGTCCCTTGAGAAGTTCAGCCTGACTCTTCGTCCTGCCTCCTGCCCCTGAGCCTGACTAGCACATCACCCATAAAACAAGCTCAACCTTGGGGTCTCCTCCCTCTCTGTTACCAGAGGTCTTGGTCTAATGGGCCCTTTTGGCACGTGGTAGGCAGGGGAGGAGCCACCTGACTTGGAAAGGGGGGTGTGACCCATCTTCCTCCAGCAATCTGGGTGGAGGTCATCTGGTCTGCTTCTCTTTCCAGACCAGGCCAGGGCTGAGGTGGCAAGTAAAGGAGCAGCCTGGAGTCAGCAGTGGCCTTGCTCTCTCGCCAGACCACTTGAGCTTTCACTCACCAGTGTCTGGTACTCCAGTACCTGCCTTTCCAACTCCCCAGCTGGCCCTGGGCCTGTTAATCTGCAAAATGAGTGTTCCTGTTTGCCCTGCTTCTCCTGTGCTGCTTGGAAGATTTAGAGGAACTTAGGAACCTTAGATGCTGTAGGcttattccattttacaaatgggaaatcCACCTCCCCCAAGTCCCAGGCTTAGTGAGGGCAAGTCAGGTTGCTTCCCATCCTCCACAGTCATACCCTTAGGAGGCGGTATAACTGCATTGGGTGGGACAGGCTGTAGAGCAGACACCCAGCCTCAGCCGGAGTCTTCCCATTTAGAGTCTCACCCTCACCCAGGGAGGTGGTGACAAACCAGGGGTGTCAGCCTCCCTGTCCCTCTTCCTACCATCTGTCTCCAGTCAGGAAAGCAGGTGGGCAGGGCTACTTCTGTTTCAAGGGTTAGAGGACTCTGAGGTTCCAGAATCCCAAGGCATCTCATGAAGGGCTGGGCCCTTAGAATTAAGCCATCCAGGCCCATTTTATAGACGTCTGCAGGCAAGGACACATAGGAAATCAGCAGCTGAACTGGGACTAGGACTCAGATTCCTCCCTCGCCCTGTGCACTTTTCCCCTAGGGGCTGGGGTCCTTCAGGAATCCTGTTGGGCAGCTGTGGAGCCAAGCCCAGAGAACATGACCTTCCTGTTTAAGTCAGCTGGTGCTACTGTGCCTTCCCCACTGGTCAGAGCTGGAGGCTGGGCCCTTCAGTGCTTGGGCAAGGGGTCCAGGATATTAGGGTtgtagagaaggaaagagggcCCAGGATTCCtcaccttacttttttttttttttttttgcggtatgcgggcctctcactgttgtggcctcccccgttgcggagcacaggctccggacgcgcaggctccggacgcgcaggctcagcggccatggctcacgggcccagccgctccgcggcatatgggatcctcccagaccggggcacgaacccgtatcccctgcatcggcaggcggactctcaaccacttgcgccaccagggaggccccctcaccttactttttatttttatttttataagtatagttgacttacaacctCACCTTACTTTTGAGCTGAGGTCTCATAGTCCCCAAGAGGGACAGGGTTGGGTGCCCTGAGTCAAGCCAGGGTGAAGGTGGCAGGGAGTCGGCATAAGTGGAGGACCCGGTCAGTGTACTTAATGCACCTTAATTCTCACATTAATCCTCTGAGGCAGGATTTGTTTTGCACCAGAGGAAACTGAGGGGCAATTTGTTGCCTTAGGCATTGTCAGCTGGCTCATTCACCAGCCTTGTGTTTCAGACACTGGCATGGACATGAGGCCACCAGACTTCATCACAGTTCTAGGCATGACCCTGAGACAATGAGGGGCTGGGAAAGGTGGCAGGAACCACTGGACAGCATACCAGGAGGCCTCAGTAACTCCTCAACCCTTAATGCCTATAAAATACGTGACTCACAAGGTAGCACTGAAGACCACACTGAGGTAATAACAACAATCTCATAAATGGCTCTCACAGGCCTGAGAGTCTCACCATGAGGAAAGGGTTAAGAGCAGGCCTTGCTGCTGCCCTAGAGGAGAGCTGGAGCACCAGAGTTTCACAAGGCAGGCCCTGACCCACTTGCTTGCTCTCAGAACAGGGCACCTACCACCACCTCTCCACCTGGGTCCTGCCTCAGGGCAGAGTCTGCTTCACTCTTCTGGTTTCCACAGCCCTGCAAGATAGGGATTGTAAATAGCCTCAGAGGTGAAGCGATTTGCCCAAGGGTACACAGCTGGTTAAGTAGAACACCTGAGGTGCATCTAACTCCAAAGCCCCCATTTCTTAGTGAACCCTGGGTCAGACTCTGTCTCAAGGTCTGCTGCTTTCTCCCTGATGGTTTAAAAATGGCTGACTGGTGCTACTGAGCCCCCATTTAAGGAAAAAACCTTAAGCTAATATgatgctttggggcttccctggtggcgcagtggttgagtccgcctgccgatgcaggggacacgggttcgtgccccggtccgggaagatcccacatgctgcggagcggctgggcctgtgagccatggccgctgagcctgcgcgtccggagcctgtgctccgcaacaggagaggccgcaacagcgagaggcccacgtacagaaaaaaaaaaaaaaaaaaaaaaaaagctttgaatGGTGGAATCCAAGCAGTATGGATATTATGGGGCCCTTTTCtggcacctcttttttttttttcttttgggggcaGGTGCTGCTCCAcgtgacttgcaggatcttagttccctgaccagagattgaacccaggccctcagcagtgaaggcGTGGgatcctaaccagtggaccaccagggaattccctctggcACCTCTTAAGTCACTTCACAAGAGTGGCCACCCTCTCTGTCAGCTTGGATGTCTCTTAGCCCAAGTCCAGACTCAAGTGAAGGGCACCTCCCCTGGCACAGAAGAGGTGCGTGCTGCACTGTCGATGGAAGGCAGGCTGGGGAAGCAGGTGTGGTCTGCAAAGGCCCAGCTGGGCTTGGAGGCTGGCACTCCCCCAGGCCACATTGGTAGCAATACTGTAACCCTGATAATCTAAGCAGTGAGTTCACTAAGCACTTTCACACCAATGAGCTGCCTGAGGAGGGTTATGGGTTCTGCTTTACTAACAAGATGGATAATAACATCCAAAGGGTGAGCGGCGGGATTGGGAGCCCAGTTCTAAGACCTGCCTAGAGGTCGCCCAGGCAAGGCAGAAGCCAAAGTCATTTCCAGCACTTGTGTCCCTCGTGCCGCCTCTAATCTAAGCAGAGTGAGGCTGTGGGAAGTGGCCTTCAAGGTTCTCAGCTTTGCCACTGAGCCCTGTGTGACCTGAGACAAGTGTTTTGTTCTCTTTGTGCTTTGCCTTCCTGAGTACAATGTGACTATATCACACTAGAGACTGCCCTTCCAAAGATCGTGTGTCATGAGAAATAGAGCTGGGGACCCTCAGAGACAATGCAGCATTGCCCCACGCTATCAAGGTGGGAGCACAGAGGCTCTGAACCCTCAGGGACCTGGCCAGGCTCACACAGCCAGGACAGGGTCCCAGGTCCTCAGCTTCTTGAGCCCTGCCCTTCCCCCTGCTCCACAAGAAGGGCTGTATGAAGCTCTTCTCCCTCCAACACACACTCTCTTGGGTGTAGCTGGAggatagaaaataaaactttattgtatCAGTTTAAAACCCCATGCCATCCGGTCCTCACGTCATGCCTGTGCAGTGGGCTGGCTCCCGtgctgggggtaggggtggggtcaGGCCCAGCTAGCCTTCTCTTCCCCCTGCTCCAGTCCCCAGCCCACCAGAGTTATGTCAGCAACGCCTGGCGCAGCATCTGCTTCTTCTGGGGTGTGAGGTGGGTGGGGAACTGGATGTCGAAGAAAATGAAGAGGTCCCCCTTCTTGGTGGGGTCCTCTGGCAACGGCATCCCCTCACCTGGCACCTTCTTGAAGTACTTGGGGCTGAGACGGGAAGATGAAAGAAGGGGGCTCAGAGGGCACCCCAGAGCAGCACACCCGCCCCTGCCCAGAAAACCTCAGGCATGGGGCAGTCAGCAGCTTCTAGAACcagtgggaggggagaggagactgGCTTCTTCCAGACAACTTGCTCCCTGAAAACCGTTTACACTGAGGCTCTGATGGTGGATTCCAGGAATCCCATTTTAGATGGGAAACAGCACAAGCAGCAGACcctgggttggggtgggggagtgcTGGGCTGCTGAGATTCCCATGCAGAGGGCCTTGCTTGGAAAAGGGCTTAGGAGATGCAACTCAGAACTCTAGAACTTCTAGAGGATGAAGGCAACAAGGATTTCCCAACACAGGGGGCCTCTGGCCTCCACAATGGCTTCATGCAAGTTAGAAAAAGGCACTTCATTTGCCAAGTGAATGTGGCCCACAGCTTGGCCAGAGAGGGGGCTGGATTTCAGTCTCTCTCACCCCTTTGTGCTGGGTACAACCTGAACAACTATACCAGGCCAGCCTGTCCGACACACCCTCTAAGGACCAGGCAGCCCTTCTGCGTATTGGGGCCCAAGCAGATGGACTCACTGGATGATGTCATTGATGGGGATGTTGAGCAGACGGTCATCTAGGGTCTTCACCTCCACGGTGCAGCAGGTCAGAGCCTAGAGGACATTAAGGCCaaaggtgggagtgggggaggtcCCCATGTCCACTCTCTTTTGAAGGCACTTTATGAGACTATTCAGTGCCAGGCCCTACACACTGGAGACAGAAGGATGTTCAAGGACTAATAGGTGAGTGAGCCAGGCTAttacctgccctcaaggagttcacaGTCTGGGAGATAAGAGTGATGTTGATACATGTTATGATAGAGGGAAGTAAAGGGGTCGGTGGGAGCCAAGGTGGCGGGTCCACCAAACCAttctggggtggggcaggagggctcCATAGTGGTGGTAGCAGTTGATGAAGGCCTCAAAGGGTGAGGAGGAGCCTACCAGTTAGACAAGGTGGGCAgacagcactccaggcagagggcccAGCATAAGCAAGAGAACGAGAGTGTGAAAAAGAATGCACCCAATGGGCAGGAGCTCTAAGTGGCAGTGGCTGGAGTGCAGGGGATGAGGTCAGCAGGGACCAGACAGcagagggccttgaatgccatgcAAAGATGTTTAGACAGGAGTGTGGCAGGGTCAGATGACTTTGTGGAAAGACCCTGGTGGGGAAGTGCCTGAAGGAGATGAGAAGAAAGGCAGGAAGGCCACTGAGAGGGCTGCTGCACACACCCAGATGCACAGACCTGGACAGTGGGGCTGAACAGAAGTGGACCAAGTGGAAAGAGATTTGGAGGTGGAATTAACAGGACTCAGTGCCTGACCGCAGGTGGGGTCGGGGAGGGGCGGCAA
This region of Mesoplodon densirostris isolate mMesDen1 chromosome 7, mMesDen1 primary haplotype, whole genome shotgun sequence genomic DNA includes:
- the LOC132492987 gene encoding dicarboxylate carrier SLC25A8, translated to MVGFKATDVPPTATVKFLGAGTAACIADLITFPLDTAKVRLQIQGERQGPVQAAASAQYRGVLGTILTMVRTEGPRSLYKGLVAGLQRQMSFASIRIGLYDSVKQFYTKGSEHAGIGSHLLAGSTTGALAVAVAQPTDVVKVRFQAQARAGGGRRYQSTIEAYKTIAREEGFRGLWKGTSPNVARNAVVNCAELVTYDLIKDTLLKANLMTDDLPCHFTSAFGAGFCTTIIASPVDVVKTRYMNSAPCQYRSAGHCALTMLQKEGPQAFYKGFMPSFLRLGSWNVVMFVTYEQLKRALVAACASQDAPF